GCGCAGCTCCCGCGGCAGGCTCGCCACGGCCTCCTCCTCGTCGCCGCGGCCCGCGACCAGCAGCCGGGTCTGCGGATGCGCGGCGAGGATCTTCGGCAGGGCCCGCATCAGCACGGGCAGCCCCTTGCGGGGCTCGTCGATGCGGCCCATGAAGCCGATCGTGCCGCCCTGCCACTCGGGCCGGGGCTCGGCGCGGGCGAAGAAGTCGACGTCGACGCCGTTCGGGATGACCACGGCGTCCCCGCCCAGATGCTCGACCAGGGTGCGCCGGGCGTACTCGCTCACCGCGATGCGCGCGCTGATCTTCTCCAGGGCCGCCTGGAGGATGGCGTACGCGGCGACCATCGCCCGGGAGCGCGGGTTGGAGGTGTGGAAGGTGGCCACGATCGGGCCCTGCGCCGCCCAGCAGGTGAGCAGGCCGAGCGACGGCGAGGTCGGCTCGTGGATGTGGATCACGTCGAAGCGGCCCTCGTGCAGCCAGCGCCGTACCCGGGCGGCCGAGAGGAAGCCGAAGTTGAGGCGGGCCACCGACCCGTTGTACGGCACCGGGACCGCGCGGCCGGCCGAGACGACGTAGGGCGGCAGCGGGGTGTCGTCGTCGGCGGGCGCGAGGACGGACACCTCGTGCCCCAGGCGGATGAAGTACTCGGCGAGGTCGCGGATGTGGAACTGCACGCCGCCGGGGACGTCCCAGGAGTACGGGCAGACGATGCCGATCCTCACGCCGCGTCCCCCTCCGCTTCCTGTCCGGCCCGACCGGTCCGCTCGGGGCGGGGTTCGAGGTCCGCGAGCCACAAGCGCTGGAGCATGTGCCAGTCCTCCGGATGGTCGGCGATACCCGAGGCGAAGGCGTCGGCCAGCGCCTGTGTCATGACAGACGTCTTCTCGGGCCGCGTACCTGTCGCCGGTACCTCGATCGGGGGATGGACCCGGCCCCGCATGACGGGCGAGCCGTCGTACCAGAGGGTGACGGGCAGCAGCAGGGCGCCGGTCTGCTGGGCGAGCAGCGCGGGCCCGGCCGGCATCCGGGCCGTCTCGCCGAAGAACTCGACCTCGACGCCGGAGGAGGACAGGTCGCGGTCGGCGACCAGGCAGACCAGGCCGCCGTCGCGCAGCCGCCGGGCCAGGGTGCCGAAGGCCGAGCCACCGCTGTGCGGCAGCACCTCCATGCCCAGGCCCTCGCGGTAGGCGACGAACCGGTCGTAGAGCGTCTCGGGCTTGAGGCGTTCGGCGACCGTGGTGAACGGCGTCTCCAGCGCGGTGGTGACCCAGGCGCCCGCCAGGTCCCAGTTGGCCAGGTGCGGCAGGGCGAGGACGACGCCCCTGCCGGAGGCGAGGCCGTCGGTCAGGTGGTGCACGTCGTCGGGGGCGAAGCCGCCCCGGACCCGCTCGGCGCTCCAGGCGGGCAGCCGGAAGGACTCCATCCAGTAGCGCAGATAGGAGCGCATGCCCGCGCGGGACAGCTCCGCCAGCCGCTCGGGACTCGCGCCGGGCACCACGCGCGCGTAGTTGCCCTCCAGCCGCAGGACGCCCTTGCCGCGCCGCTTCCAGACGAGGTCGGCGAGGGTGCGGCCGAGCCGGACGGCCACCGGTTCGGGCAGCTTCTTGACGGTGCTCCAGCCCAGGCCGTACAGGGCGTCGGTGAGGCGCTCCCGGGCGCTCACGCCGACGCCCCGCTCCCCTGGTTCTCCTGCCGGGCGGCCTCGGCGTCCGCCTCGGCCGACTCGCGGCGCACGGTGACCACGCGCTGGACGAGCGTGACCAGGCTGCCGGCGGCGACGATCCACAGGGCGACCGGCAGCAGGTACTGGATGCCGGGCACCCCGAACTTGTGCAGGCCCGCGAATCCGGCCGCGACCAGGGAGATCACCAGCCGCTCGGCCCGCTCGACCAGGCCGTTCACGGCGACGGGCAGGCCGATCGCCTCACCGCGCGCCTTGGTGTACGACACCACCTGGCCGCTGGCCAGGCAGAAGATCGACACCGCGCACAGGGTGTTGTCGTGGCCCTGCCCGGCGTACCAGAGGGCGAACCCGCCGAAGATGGCGCCGTCGGCCACCCGGTCCAGGGTGGAGTCCAGGAAGGCGCCCCAGCGGCTGGAACGGCCCAGCTGGCGCGCCATGTTGCCGTCGACCAGGTCGGAGAACACGAAGAGCGTGATCACCACCGTGCCCCAGAAGAACTCGCCCCGGGGGTAGAAGACCAGCGCGCCCGCCATCACTCCAGCGGTGCCGAGGAGCGTGACCGTGTCGGGGCTCACACCCCGGCGGATGAGAAACGCGGCGAACGGTGTGAGGACACGCGTGAAGAATGCACGCGCGTACTTGTTCAGCATGGCCTTCCCGAGGGTCGCTGTCGCCGGGCGGCCCCTGCTGGCCACCGGCTGGCCCATCGTAGTCACGCGCGCGCGTGCGCCGCGTCCGGGCACCCTCGGGCCCTTGCGGGGCACGGGCGGGCGGCGGGATCGGGTCCTTCGTATGGACGCGGCATGACGGGAGTGCAAAGCTCGAATGACCGCGGGCGTCGCAGGAGCCGCCGGTGACGCGGTGCCGCGTGTCCGCGCCCACAGGACCTCACCGTGCACGGGAGGGCAGGATCATGGGCGACAAGGCGCACACACATCCCGGAGCCGCCGGCAGGGCGATGGCGGCCGACCACCCCGCGTCCGTGCGGAACGTGGTGCTGGTCGGCCACTCCGGATCGGGCAAGACGACCTTGGTGGAGGCTCTCGCGCTGACGGCGGGGGCGGTGAACAGGGCGGGCCGTGTGGAGGACGGCGGCTGCGTCTCCGACTACGACGAGATCGAGCACCGCCAGCAGCGCTCGGTGCAGCTGTCCCTGGTGCCCGTCGCCTGGGACGGCATCAAGATCAACCTGCTGGACACACCCGGCTACGCGGACTTCGTCGGGGAGCTGCGCGCCGGTCTGCGGGCCGCCGACGCGGCCCTCTTCGTCGTCTCGGCCTCCGACGGCGTGGACGGCTCCACCCGCATGGTGTGGGAGGAGTGCGCCGCCGTCGGCATGCCGCGCGCCATCGTGATCACCCACCTGGAGGCCGCCCGCGCCGACTTCGGGGAGATGACCCGGGTGTGCGCCGAGGCGTTCGGCGCCGACGACCCCGACGCCGTCCTCCCCCTGTACCTGCCGCTGCACGGACCCGAGGGCCCCGACGGACACGCCCCGGTCACCGGCCTGGTCGGCCTGCTGACCCGCAAGCTGTTCGACTACGCGAGCGGGGAGCGCAAGGAGTCCGAACCCGGCACGGACGAACTGCCGCGCATGGACGAGGCCCGCGACCGGCTCATCGAGGGGATCATCGCCGAGAGCGAGGACGAGACCCTCATGGACCGCTACCTCGGCGGCGAACAGGTCGACGTGGAGACCCTGATCAAGGACCTCGAACGGGCCGTCGCACGCGGCGCCTTCTTCCCCGTGCTGGCCGCCGCCCCCGCCGCCGACGGCGCCCGCCAGGGCATCGGCACGGTGGAACTCCTCGACCTGATCGTCCGCGGCTTCCCCACGCCCCTGGAGCACGCGGCGCCCGAGGTGACCACGCCCGACGGCCGCTCGCGCCGCCCGGCGCCGTGCGCCCCGGACGGACCGCTGGTCGCGGAGGTCGTCAAGACGGCCTCCGACCCGTACGTGGGCCGGGTCTCCCTGGTACGCGTCTTCTCCGGCACCCTGCGCCCGGACGAGACCGTGCACGTCTCCGGGCACGGCCTCGCCGACCGGGGCCACGAGGACCATGACGTCGACGAGCGGATCGGCGCCCTGTCCACCCCGTTCGGCAAGCAGCAGCGCCCGGTGACGCACGCCGTCGCCGGAGATCTGGTCTCCGTGGCCAAGCTGAACCGCGCCGAGACCGGCGACACCCTCTCCGCCAAGGACGACCCGCTGCTGATGGCCCCCTGGCAGATGCCCGACCCGCTGCTGCCGCTCGCCATCCAGGCGCACAGCAAGGCCGACGAGGACAAGCTCTCCCAGGGCCTGGCCAGGCTGGTCGCCGAGGACCCCACGATGCGCCTGGAGCAGAACCAGGACACCCACCAGGTGGTCCTGTGGTGCCTGGGCGAGGCGCACGCCGACGTGGCCCTGGAACGGCTGCGCAGCCGCTACGGCGTCCAGGTCGACGTCGTCCCGCACCGGGTCTCCCTGCGGGAGACGTTCGCCGACCGGTCGGCGGGCCGCGGCCGGCACGTCAAGCAGTCCGGCGGCCACGGCCAGTACGCCATCTGCGAGATCGAGGTGGAGCCGCTGCCGGGCGGCTCGGGCATCGAGTTCGTCGACAAGGTCGTCGGCGGCGCGGTGCCGCGGCAGTTCATCCCCTCCGTCGAGAAGGGCGTACGGGCGCAGGCCGCGAAGGGGGTGGCCGCCGGTCATCCGCTGATCGACGTCCGCGTCACGCTGCTGGACGGCAAGGCGCACTCGGTGGACTCCTCCGACGCCGCCTTCCAGACCGCGGGCGCGCTGGCGCTGCGGGAGGCCGCGGCCGAGGCCCGGATCCATCTGCTCGAACCGGTGGCCGAGGTGAGCGTCCTGGTCGGCGACGACTACGTGGGCGCCGTGATGAGCGACCTGTCCGGGCGGCGCGGCCGGGTGCTGGGCACCGAGCAGATCAGCGGCGGCCGGACCCTGGTGCGGGCCGAGGTGCCCGAGATCGAGATCGGCCGGTACGCGATCGACCTGCGGTCCCTGTCGCACGGCACGGCCCGCTTCGAGCGCCGCTACGCCCGGCACGAACCGATGCCGCAGCAGATCGCCGACCGGCTGCGCCAACAGGAGCGCGAAGCCTCCTAGTCGACGCGCCGGGCGCACAACGGAGCGGT
The sequence above is drawn from the Streptomyces sp. SAT1 genome and encodes:
- a CDS encoding glycosyltransferase family 4 protein — encoded protein: MRIGIVCPYSWDVPGGVQFHIRDLAEYFIRLGHEVSVLAPADDDTPLPPYVVSAGRAVPVPYNGSVARLNFGFLSAARVRRWLHEGRFDVIHIHEPTSPSLGLLTCWAAQGPIVATFHTSNPRSRAMVAAYAILQAALEKISARIAVSEYARRTLVEHLGGDAVVIPNGVDVDFFARAEPRPEWQGGTIGFMGRIDEPRKGLPVLMRALPKILAAHPQTRLLVAGRGDEEEAVASLPRELRARVEFLGMVSDEDKARFLRSVDLYVAPNTGGESFGIILVEAMSAGAPVLASDLDAFAQVLDQGKAGELFANEDADALADAAVRLLADPARRTGLRERGSAHVRRFDWSTVGADILSVYETVTAGAAAVATDDRATGLRARLGLVRD
- a CDS encoding phosphatidylinositol mannoside acyltransferase, which translates into the protein MSARERLTDALYGLGWSTVKKLPEPVAVRLGRTLADLVWKRRGKGVLRLEGNYARVVPGASPERLAELSRAGMRSYLRYWMESFRLPAWSAERVRGGFAPDDVHHLTDGLASGRGVVLALPHLANWDLAGAWVTTALETPFTTVAERLKPETLYDRFVAYREGLGMEVLPHSGGSAFGTLARRLRDGGLVCLVADRDLSSSGVEVEFFGETARMPAGPALLAQQTGALLLPVTLWYDGSPVMRGRVHPPIEVPATGTRPEKTSVMTQALADAFASGIADHPEDWHMLQRLWLADLEPRPERTGRAGQEAEGDAA
- the pgsA gene encoding phosphatidylinositol phosphate synthase, yielding MGQPVASRGRPATATLGKAMLNKYARAFFTRVLTPFAAFLIRRGVSPDTVTLLGTAGVMAGALVFYPRGEFFWGTVVITLFVFSDLVDGNMARQLGRSSRWGAFLDSTLDRVADGAIFGGFALWYAGQGHDNTLCAVSIFCLASGQVVSYTKARGEAIGLPVAVNGLVERAERLVISLVAAGFAGLHKFGVPGIQYLLPVALWIVAAGSLVTLVQRVVTVRRESAEADAEAARQENQGSGASA
- a CDS encoding elongation factor G-like protein EF-G2, coding for MGDKAHTHPGAAGRAMAADHPASVRNVVLVGHSGSGKTTLVEALALTAGAVNRAGRVEDGGCVSDYDEIEHRQQRSVQLSLVPVAWDGIKINLLDTPGYADFVGELRAGLRAADAALFVVSASDGVDGSTRMVWEECAAVGMPRAIVITHLEAARADFGEMTRVCAEAFGADDPDAVLPLYLPLHGPEGPDGHAPVTGLVGLLTRKLFDYASGERKESEPGTDELPRMDEARDRLIEGIIAESEDETLMDRYLGGEQVDVETLIKDLERAVARGAFFPVLAAAPAADGARQGIGTVELLDLIVRGFPTPLEHAAPEVTTPDGRSRRPAPCAPDGPLVAEVVKTASDPYVGRVSLVRVFSGTLRPDETVHVSGHGLADRGHEDHDVDERIGALSTPFGKQQRPVTHAVAGDLVSVAKLNRAETGDTLSAKDDPLLMAPWQMPDPLLPLAIQAHSKADEDKLSQGLARLVAEDPTMRLEQNQDTHQVVLWCLGEAHADVALERLRSRYGVQVDVVPHRVSLRETFADRSAGRGRHVKQSGGHGQYAICEIEVEPLPGGSGIEFVDKVVGGAVPRQFIPSVEKGVRAQAAKGVAAGHPLIDVRVTLLDGKAHSVDSSDAAFQTAGALALREAAAEARIHLLEPVAEVSVLVGDDYVGAVMSDLSGRRGRVLGTEQISGGRTLVRAEVPEIEIGRYAIDLRSLSHGTARFERRYARHEPMPQQIADRLRQQEREAS